From the Limosilactobacillus panis genome, one window contains:
- a CDS encoding polyprenyl synthetase family protein: MKNRWQHYPLISTQLQAVNDCIHQRIICDNPSLETALLTMADNGGKYLRPALLLLTARACNPQNGAHDDRLVKVAASIEVLHMATLIHDDIIDDSPKRRGAVSIQARFGKDTAVYAGDLLFTVFFDLLIETMPGSSYLTTNARSMRQILNGELGQMGQRFNTQQGLKDYLKNVNGKTAALFRLAAREGAHFGGGDERLTGPAARFGQNLGIAFQMLDDILDYTGGQELNKPVLEDLATGVYSLPLLMALQQPATATKLSPLLAKKRQMTLADMQRVQEIVIASDAVKASRQLASRFTNKAIENLTKLPDNRARRLLHQMATQLLKRTM, translated from the coding sequence ATGAAAAATAGATGGCAACATTATCCACTAATCAGCACACAGCTCCAGGCAGTCAATGACTGCATCCACCAACGGATTATCTGCGATAACCCGTCCCTAGAAACAGCCCTTTTAACGATGGCCGACAACGGCGGCAAGTACCTCCGCCCCGCTCTCTTGTTGTTAACGGCCCGGGCTTGCAACCCCCAAAACGGCGCGCATGATGACCGCTTAGTGAAGGTCGCCGCATCAATTGAGGTCCTACATATGGCAACCCTAATCCACGATGATATCATCGATGACTCACCAAAAAGACGGGGAGCAGTCAGCATTCAGGCCCGCTTTGGGAAGGACACCGCCGTCTATGCCGGTGACCTGCTCTTCACGGTCTTCTTTGACCTCCTGATTGAAACGATGCCGGGGTCTAGCTACCTCACCACCAACGCTCGCAGTATGCGCCAAATTTTAAACGGCGAGCTGGGACAGATGGGACAGCGGTTCAATACCCAGCAGGGACTCAAGGACTACCTTAAAAACGTTAACGGTAAAACCGCCGCCCTCTTCCGCTTGGCCGCCCGGGAAGGTGCCCACTTTGGCGGTGGGGACGAGCGGTTGACCGGACCTGCTGCAAGATTCGGGCAAAATCTGGGAATCGCCTTTCAAATGCTTGACGATATTCTTGACTACACTGGCGGTCAGGAACTGAATAAGCCGGTTCTTGAAGATCTCGCTACCGGTGTCTATTCCTTACCCCTCCTTATGGCCCTTCAACAACCGGCTACGGCCACCAAGTTAAGTCCGCTGCTGGCTAAGAAAAGACAAATGACCCTCGCTGATATGCAGAGGGTCCAAGAAATTGTCATTGCGTCGGACGCGGTCAAGGCCAGTCGCCAATTAGCCAGCCGGTTCACCAATAAGGCAATTGAGAACCTCACCAAGCTTCCCGATAACCGGGCCCGCCGCCTTCTTCACCAGATGGCAACTCAACTGCTCAAGCGTACCATGTAA
- a CDS encoding prenyltransferase has translation MSLNVFLELVEIKAKTASVVPFLLGMGFSLYYFHSINWLLALIFFVAMFLFNMAVDMLDNYNDYNHAVDQQNYKQKTNIIGRENLSPHLVLGLLVIFTATAALLGLYLVYLAGWPVLWMGIFCFAIGILYSSGPHPISNLPFGELASGFTMGFMIVLLSVYLNAYQQFQWNWATLWRVFVIALPDELWISNLMLANNICDAQEDEDNHRKTIVHFIGKRNALIAFSVKNVIAFLVIVASPLLKIAPWTVILSLVIVPFTYHQNKLLVHKQIKCETFICGVKILLVGSVAQLLMYWVGILL, from the coding sequence GTGTCACTAAATGTATTTTTAGAGCTTGTCGAAATTAAGGCCAAGACGGCAAGCGTTGTCCCCTTCCTCTTGGGGATGGGTTTTAGCTTGTATTATTTTCATTCTATCAACTGGCTGTTGGCACTTATTTTCTTTGTAGCGATGTTCCTATTTAACATGGCAGTTGATATGCTTGATAACTACAATGACTACAACCACGCGGTTGACCAACAGAACTACAAACAAAAGACCAACATCATCGGTCGGGAAAACCTATCACCCCACCTGGTATTAGGACTGTTGGTAATCTTCACGGCAACCGCCGCTTTACTTGGTCTCTACCTGGTTTACCTAGCCGGGTGGCCGGTACTGTGGATGGGAATCTTTTGCTTTGCCATCGGGATTCTGTATTCCTCGGGGCCCCATCCCATTTCCAACTTACCATTTGGTGAATTAGCATCGGGCTTTACGATGGGCTTCATGATTGTCCTCTTAAGCGTCTACCTCAATGCTTACCAACAATTTCAGTGGAATTGGGCAACCTTATGGCGGGTCTTCGTCATCGCCCTGCCAGATGAATTATGGATTTCTAACCTTATGTTAGCTAATAACATCTGTGATGCGCAAGAGGATGAGGATAATCACCGTAAAACAATTGTCCATTTCATCGGTAAACGGAATGCTTTGATTGCTTTTAGTGTCAAGAATGTTATCGCCTTCTTAGTGATTGTCGCTTCTCCTTTACTGAAGATTGCCCCATGGACAGTTATTTTATCATTAGTTATTGTACCTTTTACTTATCACCAGAACAAGTTACTTGTTCACAAGCAGATTAAGTGTGAGACCTTTATCTGTGGTGTTAAAATACTTTTAGTCGGATCAGTCGCCCAGCTATTAATGTACTGGGTTGGCATACTTTTGTAG
- a CDS encoding NAD(P)/FAD-dependent oxidoreductase, producing MKKVVVLGAGYAGLKTVVELQKKCQGEVEITLVDENSYHYEATDLHEVASGNLPASKITFPIADVLNPKMTTLLLDHVEKVNEAEKTVELAHHQPLKYDYCVFALGFVSETFGIKGAEENSLSMTSVKEAEAIHAHIIDRMKDYQQSQDPADLKIVICGAGFTGIELAGALADARPRFAKLAGVTPDKVTIDIIDASKRLLPMFNDNLAEYGVNLLKKLDINVITEALIQEIKPGTVLYKGVNDEDGTPLHEIQGNTIIWTTGVSGSPVVAESGLQQRRGRVMDSGHLTAPQDDELYMVGDVAAVMPPDGKRPYPTTAQIALSMANYVAKDIAARVKGSSRPSAYTYKSLGTVASVGNTRAFGEVSGHSFKGYPASVLKKMIMNKSLMELGGFKELFAKGRFDLYH from the coding sequence ATGAAAAAGGTAGTTGTATTGGGGGCCGGTTATGCTGGCCTAAAGACAGTCGTTGAGTTACAAAAGAAGTGTCAAGGTGAGGTAGAAATTACCCTAGTTGACGAGAATTCGTACCATTACGAGGCCACTGACTTGCATGAAGTAGCGTCAGGAAACCTCCCGGCCAGCAAGATTACTTTCCCAATTGCGGATGTCTTAAATCCAAAGATGACCACCTTGCTGCTGGACCATGTTGAAAAGGTCAATGAAGCGGAAAAGACGGTTGAGTTAGCGCACCACCAGCCGCTTAAGTATGATTACTGTGTTTTTGCGTTAGGCTTTGTTTCCGAAACCTTTGGTATCAAGGGGGCCGAGGAGAATAGCCTGTCGATGACCAGCGTCAAGGAAGCCGAAGCAATTCATGCCCATATTATTGACCGGATGAAGGATTATCAGCAGAGCCAGGACCCAGCTGACCTGAAGATTGTTATCTGCGGTGCTGGCTTTACGGGAATCGAACTGGCAGGGGCACTGGCTGATGCCCGTCCACGGTTTGCTAAGCTTGCCGGGGTGACCCCTGATAAGGTAACGATTGACATTATCGATGCTTCGAAGCGACTGTTGCCAATGTTTAACGACAACCTAGCTGAATATGGTGTTAACCTGTTGAAGAAGCTTGACATCAATGTTATTACGGAGGCTCTGATTCAAGAAATCAAGCCGGGAACCGTTCTTTATAAGGGGGTCAATGACGAAGACGGGACCCCACTGCACGAAATTCAAGGGAATACCATTATTTGGACGACCGGGGTCAGCGGCAGTCCAGTAGTGGCCGAATCTGGCCTTCAGCAACGGCGGGGTCGGGTAATGGACAGTGGTCACTTGACCGCCCCACAAGACGATGAACTCTACATGGTCGGGGACGTTGCAGCGGTAATGCCGCCAGATGGTAAACGGCCGTACCCAACCACGGCACAGATTGCCTTGTCGATGGCTAATTACGTTGCCAAAGACATTGCTGCCCGTGTAAAGGGAAGCAGCCGGCCGAGCGCTTACACCTACAAGTCACTGGGGACGGTTGCCTCAGTTGGTAACACCCGGGCATTCGGGGAGGTTAGTGGTCATTCCTTTAAGGGTTACCCTGCTTCGGTTCTCAAAAAGATGATCATGAACAAGTCGCTCATGGAATTAGGGGGCTTCAAGGAGCTCTTTGCTAAGGGCCGCTTTGACCTTTACCACTAG
- a CDS encoding metal ABC transporter solute-binding protein, Zn/Mn family has protein sequence MSANSERPIWVVTGLNFYDEVAKQVAGQHGQVTSFINSSSVNPHDYQPGAKQAEEVAKSNVVIENGAGYDNWMNKLAKSSGNQDSKVVNVGKVVGKKNGDNEHLWYRPTTVKQLANALASQYSKIDPDHAKEYRANAHRYIASLKPLDQEIAKDKQQVNPQKKEVAVSEPVFDYALESMGYQVMDKHFEKAVEDGKDPSPKDIHQFQ, from the coding sequence GTGTCTGCTAACAGTGAACGACCAATTTGGGTGGTAACCGGGCTGAACTTTTATGACGAAGTTGCTAAGCAGGTCGCTGGCCAGCATGGTCAAGTAACATCTTTTATTAACAGTTCCTCGGTTAACCCTCATGATTACCAGCCAGGCGCTAAGCAGGCGGAGGAAGTTGCCAAGAGCAATGTTGTAATCGAAAACGGTGCTGGTTATGATAACTGGATGAATAAGCTGGCCAAATCCAGCGGCAACCAGGACTCTAAGGTTGTAAATGTCGGTAAGGTAGTCGGCAAGAAAAATGGTGATAATGAACACTTATGGTATCGGCCGACAACCGTCAAGCAATTAGCAAATGCATTAGCCAGTCAGTATAGTAAGATCGATCCTGACCATGCTAAGGAGTATCGCGCTAATGCGCACCGGTATATTGCTTCCCTTAAGCCCCTAGATCAAGAAATCGCTAAGGATAAGCAGCAAGTTAACCCACAGAAAAAGGAAGTTGCGGTAAGTGAACCAGTTTTCGACTATGCTTTAGAAAGTATGGGATACCAAGTCATGGATAAGCACTTTGAAAAGGCTGTTGAGGACGGTAAAGATCCTTCGCCAAAGGATATTCACCAGTTTCAGTAG
- the pgtP gene encoding phosphoglycerate transporter protein PgtP gives MDKSKIDASYRRLRLQVFIGIFVGYAGYYLLRNNFSIAIPGLIKEGFSKGQLGLALSAVSLAYGISKFVMGIVSDKSDARIFLPLGLLLVSLTNLAFGFIPALTSNITTMFIVLFVIGWFQGMGWPPCGRILVHWFSLNERGGKTALWNTAHNVGGGLMAPLANWGIVLIAASSLGIKSFNGAFIIPAIAGIVIAGIAFILMRNSPESVGLPPIEEYRNDYPNKSHQLNEHNFTTKELLFKHVLNNKWVWVIACANIFVYLVRYGVENWVPTYLTEVKGITLGSASASYLWYELAGIPGTLLAGWVSDHVFHGRRGPASFCYMVLVTVFLVVYMSANSLAVINAALVAIGFLIYGPVMLAGLQALDLVPKKAAGTAAGLTGLFGYFFGSFSANAVLGWVVDMAGWHMGFVLILVASIVACLIFLTSWNVRGQEAVK, from the coding sequence ATGGACAAGAGTAAAATCGACGCCTCCTACCGTCGCTTGCGCCTACAAGTCTTTATCGGTATTTTCGTTGGCTACGCCGGTTACTACCTATTAAGAAACAACTTTTCAATCGCTATCCCCGGATTAATCAAGGAGGGCTTCTCAAAGGGGCAATTAGGACTGGCCCTCTCCGCCGTCTCCCTCGCTTACGGAATTAGTAAGTTCGTGATGGGGATTGTTTCCGACAAGAGTGATGCCCGAATTTTCTTGCCCCTCGGCCTACTGCTGGTTTCCTTAACCAACTTAGCCTTCGGTTTCATCCCCGCGCTAACCAGTAACATCACGACCATGTTCATCGTCTTGTTCGTCATCGGTTGGTTTCAGGGGATGGGCTGGCCCCCGTGTGGCCGGATTTTGGTCCACTGGTTTTCCCTCAACGAGCGGGGTGGCAAGACCGCCCTCTGGAACACGGCCCATAATGTCGGCGGTGGCTTAATGGCACCCCTGGCCAACTGGGGGATTGTCTTGATTGCGGCAAGTTCCCTCGGTATCAAAAGTTTTAACGGGGCCTTCATTATCCCCGCCATTGCTGGAATCGTAATTGCCGGAATCGCCTTTATCCTGATGCGTAACAGTCCCGAATCGGTTGGCTTGCCACCAATTGAGGAGTACCGTAATGATTACCCAAACAAGAGTCACCAGCTAAACGAGCACAACTTTACCACCAAGGAGCTCCTGTTCAAGCACGTCCTCAATAATAAGTGGGTCTGGGTCATCGCCTGTGCTAATATCTTCGTCTACCTCGTCCGTTACGGAGTGGAAAACTGGGTACCAACCTACCTGACCGAGGTAAAGGGAATCACTCTTGGTAGCGCTAGCGCTTCCTACCTCTGGTACGAATTAGCCGGAATTCCCGGTACCCTACTGGCCGGTTGGGTTTCTGACCATGTTTTCCACGGTCGGCGGGGTCCGGCTAGTTTCTGCTACATGGTCCTGGTAACTGTCTTCCTCGTGGTCTACATGTCCGCTAATAGTCTAGCAGTGATTAACGCCGCCCTGGTGGCAATTGGCTTTTTGATTTACGGTCCAGTCATGTTAGCCGGCCTACAAGCCCTTGACCTGGTGCCAAAGAAGGCCGCCGGGACTGCTGCTGGGTTAACTGGCCTTTTTGGCTACTTCTTCGGGTCCTTCTCCGCCAATGCTGTCCTCGGCTGGGTCGTTGACATGGCCGGCTGGCACATGGGCTTTGTCCTGATTCTAGTTGCCAGTATCGTCGCCTGCCTGATTTTCTTGACATCCTGGAACGTTCGCGGACAAGAAGCCGTTAAATAA
- the mscL gene encoding large-conductance mechanosensitive channel protein MscL: MLKEFKDFIARGNVVDMAVGIIVGAAFTAIVNSLVNNLINPLIGLFIGKIDLSNFVLTVGDAQFKYGLFLNAVINFIIIAFVVFLLVKFINHFHKKEEKPAALSPEVQYLREIAETLKKQANE, encoded by the coding sequence ATGCTCAAGGAATTCAAAGATTTTATTGCCCGTGGGAACGTTGTTGACATGGCTGTCGGGATCATTGTCGGGGCAGCATTTACTGCCATCGTTAATTCCCTGGTCAATAACCTGATTAACCCCCTGATTGGTCTTTTTATCGGGAAAATTGACCTTTCAAACTTTGTCCTAACCGTTGGCGACGCTCAGTTCAAATACGGCCTGTTTTTAAATGCCGTCATTAACTTTATCATCATCGCCTTCGTTGTCTTCCTGCTGGTTAAATTTATCAACCACTTCCACAAGAAGGAAGAAAAACCGGCCGCACTAAGTCCCGAAGTTCAATACCTCAGGGAAATTGCGGAGACGTTAAAGAAACAGGCAAACGAATGA
- the adhE gene encoding bifunctional acetaldehyde-CoA/alcohol dehydrogenase codes for MANSKKHQIEQKETEQDKQQAAEELIGGLVRKSQVAFEQLRNYTQEQVDNICQAMALAAEEHHMDLAVDAANETGRGVAEDKAIKNIYASEYIWNNIRHDHTVGIIEDNDEDQTITIADPLGIIAGVVPVTNPTSTTIFKSIISAKTRNTIIFSFHPQAFQSSVKTAKILQAAAEKAGAPKDMIQWIPRCSRENTNALLQNPNIATILATGGPGLVKAAYSSGNPALGVGPGNGPAYIEKSANIERSVYDIVLSKTFDNGMICASENSVVVDDEIYDQVKEEFKKWNCYFVKPDEMQTFSDGFIDPQRHQVRGPIAGRSANAIADMCGLKNVPDNTKVLIAEIDGVGDDYPLSAEKLSPVLTMYRASSRENAFDICRQLLHYGGEGHTAAIHTLDDDLATKYGLEMRASRIIVNSPSGIGGIGNIYNNMTPSLTLGTGSYGGNSVSHNVTDWDLLNIKVIAKRRENRQWVKIPPKVYFQRNSLKELRDIPNINRAFIVTGPGMSKRGYVQRVIDQLRLRQNETPFLVFDDVEEDPSTHTVEKGVAMMNDFKPDTIIALGGGSPMDAAKAMWMFYEHPETSWYGVMQKYLDIRKRAYQIKKPEKSQLIGIPTTSGTGSEVTPFAVITDSKTHVKYPLADYALTPNIAIVDSQFVETVPAKTTAYTGLDVLCHATESYVSVMATDYTRGWSLQTIKGAMEYLPMSVKGDKLARRKMHDFSTMAGMAFGQAFLGITHSLAHKMGGAFGLPHGLLIAIAMPQVIRFNAQRPQKLALWPHYETYHATKDYADIARFIGLQGKNDEELADAYAQKYIDVAHECGVTLSLKANGVTREEFDKVVDQLAVLAYEDQCTTTNPVEPLVSQLKELLERCYEGTGVEDNN; via the coding sequence ATGGCAAATTCTAAGAAACACCAAATTGAGCAAAAAGAGACTGAACAAGACAAGCAACAGGCCGCCGAAGAACTAATTGGTGGCTTAGTTCGCAAGAGTCAAGTCGCTTTCGAACAGTTACGTAACTACACCCAGGAACAAGTTGACAATATCTGTCAGGCAATGGCCTTGGCTGCTGAAGAGCACCACATGGACCTCGCTGTAGACGCTGCTAACGAAACCGGCCGTGGTGTTGCCGAAGATAAGGCAATTAAGAATATCTACGCTAGTGAATATATTTGGAACAACATTCGTCATGACCACACCGTTGGTATTATCGAAGACAACGATGAGGACCAAACAATCACCATTGCGGATCCTCTTGGAATTATTGCCGGAGTGGTTCCTGTTACCAACCCCACTTCAACAACAATTTTTAAGTCCATCATCTCCGCAAAGACCCGGAACACCATCATCTTCTCGTTCCACCCCCAGGCCTTTCAGTCATCTGTAAAGACCGCAAAGATCCTTCAGGCGGCCGCTGAAAAGGCCGGTGCCCCGAAAGACATGATTCAATGGATTCCACGATGCAGTCGGGAAAATACTAATGCCCTACTGCAAAATCCTAACATTGCTACCATCCTGGCTACTGGTGGTCCCGGCTTAGTCAAGGCCGCCTACAGTTCTGGTAACCCAGCCCTAGGGGTTGGCCCTGGTAACGGTCCGGCCTACATTGAAAAGTCAGCCAACATTGAACGGTCCGTTTACGACATTGTCTTATCCAAGACTTTCGATAACGGGATGATCTGTGCATCAGAAAACTCAGTTGTTGTTGATGACGAAATCTACGACCAAGTTAAGGAAGAATTCAAGAAGTGGAACTGCTACTTCGTTAAGCCAGACGAAATGCAAACCTTTTCCGACGGCTTTATCGACCCGCAGCGTCACCAAGTACGGGGACCAATTGCCGGACGCTCGGCCAATGCCATTGCCGATATGTGTGGACTGAAGAATGTTCCTGACAACACCAAGGTATTAATTGCCGAAATTGATGGCGTTGGTGACGACTACCCACTGTCTGCCGAAAAGCTCTCCCCCGTTCTGACCATGTACCGGGCAAGCTCTCGTGAAAACGCCTTTGATATCTGTCGGCAACTTCTTCACTACGGTGGTGAAGGTCATACAGCCGCCATTCATACCCTGGATGATGATCTGGCAACCAAGTACGGACTCGAAATGCGGGCTTCCCGGATTATCGTCAACTCACCATCTGGTATCGGTGGAATTGGGAACATTTACAACAATATGACCCCATCACTGACCCTGGGGACTGGTTCTTATGGCGGTAACTCAGTTTCCCACAACGTTACCGACTGGGACCTTCTAAACATCAAGGTAATTGCTAAGCGGCGTGAAAACCGTCAGTGGGTCAAGATCCCCCCAAAAGTTTACTTTCAGCGGAATTCGCTAAAAGAATTGCGCGATATTCCAAACATTAACCGGGCATTTATCGTCACCGGTCCCGGTATGAGCAAGCGGGGGTACGTTCAACGGGTCATCGACCAACTCCGGCTGCGGCAAAACGAAACCCCATTCTTAGTTTTCGATGACGTTGAAGAAGACCCATCCACCCACACGGTTGAAAAAGGGGTTGCCATGATGAATGACTTCAAGCCGGACACCATTATTGCCCTTGGTGGGGGGTCACCGATGGACGCTGCCAAGGCAATGTGGATGTTCTATGAACACCCCGAGACTTCCTGGTACGGTGTAATGCAGAAGTACCTTGACATCCGGAAGCGGGCTTACCAGATTAAGAAGCCTGAAAAGTCCCAGCTGATTGGGATTCCAACTACTTCTGGAACGGGTTCCGAAGTTACCCCATTTGCGGTTATCACTGATTCCAAAACCCACGTTAAGTACCCATTGGCAGATTACGCACTAACGCCAAACATTGCCATCGTTGACTCCCAATTTGTGGAAACCGTTCCGGCTAAGACAACTGCCTACACCGGTTTGGATGTTCTTTGCCACGCCACCGAATCTTACGTTTCCGTAATGGCAACCGATTACACGCGTGGTTGGTCACTGCAAACCATCAAGGGGGCAATGGAATACCTGCCGATGTCCGTTAAGGGTGATAAGTTAGCCCGGCGGAAGATGCATGACTTCTCCACGATGGCCGGAATGGCGTTTGGTCAAGCCTTTCTGGGGATTACCCACTCCCTGGCCCACAAGATGGGTGGTGCCTTTGGTCTTCCTCACGGTCTCTTGATTGCCATTGCAATGCCACAGGTTATTCGTTTCAACGCCCAACGGCCACAGAAACTAGCTCTCTGGCCACACTACGAAACGTACCACGCAACGAAGGACTACGCTGATATTGCACGCTTCATCGGCCTCCAAGGCAAGAATGATGAAGAGTTAGCAGATGCATACGCCCAAAAGTACATTGACGTTGCTCATGAATGTGGCGTTACCCTGAGTCTGAAGGCCAACGGGGTTACCCGTGAGGAATTCGACAAGGTCGTTGACCAGCTTGCTGTCCTCGCATACGAAGACCAATGTACAACCACTAACCCAGTTGAACCACTCGTTAGCCAGCTCAAAGAACTCCTTGAACGTTGCTACGAAGGCACTGGGGTTGAAGATAACAACTAG
- the nrdF gene encoding class 1b ribonucleoside-diphosphate reductase subunit beta, giving the protein MKLEEFKPLSKYKAINWNKVSDMIDKATWEKLTEQFWLDTRIPVSNDMDDWRALDDDHRWTVGHVFGGLTLLDTVQSEAGLTALKNDVRTPHETAVLNNIQFMESVHAKSYSTIFSTLNTPDEINEIFDWSDSEEYLQNKATKIANMYLDPEEDPLKKKVANVFLETFLFYSGFYTPLYYLGHNELNNVAEIIKLILRDESVHGTYIGYKFQLGLHDRTEKQQQDMKDWMYNFLYDLYDNEEKYTHLLYDQIGWTDDVLVFIRYNANKALMNLGQDPLFPDTAADVNPVVMNGISTSTSNHDFFSQVGNGYRLGAVEAMNDDDYHIMDPNAGKDKNSRD; this is encoded by the coding sequence ATGAAACTTGAAGAATTTAAACCATTAAGCAAATATAAGGCAATCAATTGGAATAAAGTTTCCGACATGATTGACAAGGCAACCTGGGAGAAGCTGACAGAGCAGTTCTGGCTTGATACTCGGATCCCCGTTTCCAACGATATGGACGACTGGCGGGCACTAGATGATGACCACCGCTGGACTGTTGGTCATGTCTTTGGGGGACTGACCCTGCTTGATACGGTCCAATCCGAAGCAGGACTGACCGCACTAAAGAATGACGTCCGGACCCCACACGAAACGGCGGTGCTGAACAATATCCAATTCATGGAATCGGTCCACGCCAAGAGTTACTCCACCATCTTCTCAACCTTGAACACTCCTGATGAAATCAACGAAATTTTCGACTGGTCTGATTCGGAAGAGTACCTGCAAAACAAGGCAACTAAGATTGCCAACATGTACCTCGATCCCGAGGAGGACCCGCTGAAGAAGAAGGTTGCCAACGTCTTTTTGGAAACCTTCCTCTTCTACTCTGGTTTCTACACCCCGCTTTACTATCTTGGCCACAACGAACTAAACAACGTTGCTGAAATTATCAAGCTTATCCTACGGGATGAATCCGTCCACGGAACCTACATTGGTTACAAGTTCCAACTTGGTCTCCATGACCGGACCGAAAAGCAACAGCAGGATATGAAGGACTGGATGTACAACTTCCTCTACGACCTTTACGACAACGAAGAGAAGTACACCCACCTGCTCTATGACCAAATTGGCTGGACAGATGACGTCCTCGTATTTATCCGTTACAATGCCAACAAGGCCCTGATGAACCTCGGCCAGGACCCGCTCTTCCCAGACACGGCCGCAGATGTTAACCCCGTGGTAATGAACGGAATCTCAACTTCTACTTCTAACCACGACTTCTTTAGTCAAGTGGGTAATGGGTACCGTTTAGGAGCGGTTGAAGCGATGAACGATGATGATTATCACATCATGGACCCCAATGCCGGCAAGGATAAAAACTCCCGGGATTAA